In a single window of the Halomicroarcula saliterrae genome:
- the cofD gene encoding 2-phospho-L-lactate transferase has translation MVTFLAGGTGTPKLLAGADDVFAPERTTVIANTGDDVELGGHLVCPDLDTVLFLDGGVLDRETWWGIADDTAATHDELHRLADAADLPTGPQYLPADAQTAGRDIARHRRFSGVAEFMHIGDRDRGVHVTRTSLLDAGHSLTEVTRRLADAFGLDRELLPMSDDPVATMIHTPQGPMHFQEWWVGRDGELAVDDVQFRGGDRAKATDAVLNALDDPVVVGPSNPVTSLGPMLAVDGIREALSETPVVAVSPFVEDEVFSGPAADLMDGVGREPSTAGVAAAYPFADAFVLDSADGTALERPVVRTDTSLDDESDSERVARAVADALAEVA, from the coding sequence ATGGTGACTTTCCTCGCCGGCGGGACCGGCACGCCGAAGCTGCTGGCCGGCGCGGACGACGTGTTCGCGCCGGAGCGAACGACGGTTATCGCGAACACCGGCGACGACGTGGAGCTCGGCGGCCACCTCGTCTGTCCCGACCTCGACACCGTCCTGTTTCTGGACGGCGGAGTGCTCGACCGAGAGACGTGGTGGGGTATCGCCGACGACACCGCGGCGACTCACGACGAGCTCCACCGGCTGGCGGACGCGGCCGACCTGCCGACCGGGCCGCAGTATCTCCCGGCCGACGCCCAGACTGCCGGGCGCGATATCGCCCGCCATCGCCGCTTCTCCGGCGTCGCCGAGTTCATGCACATCGGGGACCGGGACCGCGGGGTCCACGTCACGCGGACCTCGTTGCTTGACGCGGGCCACTCGCTGACCGAGGTGACCCGGCGGCTGGCCGACGCCTTCGGCCTCGACCGAGAACTGCTGCCGATGAGCGACGACCCCGTGGCGACGATGATACACACGCCACAGGGACCGATGCACTTTCAGGAGTGGTGGGTCGGCCGGGACGGTGAGCTGGCCGTCGATGACGTCCAGTTCCGGGGCGGCGACCGAGCAAAGGCGACGGACGCTGTCCTGAACGCCCTCGACGACCCCGTCGTCGTGGGCCCCTCGAACCCCGTCACGTCGCTGGGCCCCATGCTGGCCGTCGACGGCATCCGCGAGGCGCTGAGCGAGACTCCCGTCGTCGCCGTCTCACCGTTCGTCGAAGACGAGGTGTTCTCCGGTCCGGCCGCCGACCTCATGGACGGCGTCGGCCGCGAGCCGAGCACGGCCGGCGTCGCGGCCGCGTATCCGTTCGCCGACGCGTTCGTCCTCGATAGCGCGGACGGAACCGCGCTGGAACGGCCCGTCGTCCGGACGGACACGTCGCTCGACGACGAATCGGACTCCGAGCGCGTGGCTCGCGCCGTGGCCGACGCGCTCGCGGAGGTGGCCTGA